The genomic region CGTATGAATTTAGAAATGGCCGTGGATCCCGAAATCGTAGACATTGCTTTAGGCATAGAACCTTATACAGTCTGCTTGGTTCCCGAACGAGATGAGGAGATTACCACCGAGGGCGGATTGGATGTAGCGGCAAATCGGAGCCGATGCGAGGAAGTTGTTCAGGCAATGCACGAAAAAGATATTAAGGTCAGCCTCTTCATTGATCCGGAGATTAAACAGGTAGATGCGGCTGCTGAAATCGGCGCTGATGCTGTTGAATTCCATACGGGACCCTATGCTGCTGCGACGGGGCCGGAAGTGAATAAGGAATTGCAGCGCCTCCTTATCTGCGCCAACTATTTGTTGGATTTTGATCTGGATTTACATGCAGGGCACGGATTGAATATTCATAATTTGCTGCCTTTAGCCTGTCTGCCTTTCCTATCTGAAGTAAATATTGGCCATGATATTATTGCGCGTGCCGTCTTTATCGGTCTTGAAAAGGCTGTAAAGGAAATTTTGGATATCCTTGATTCCGTTGAGGACGAAGCTGATCTATAACCACCTATTGTGTTTTGTTTTACGTGATTGGTAGTCACAGAGTTTTTATCAGGAAAAAAAGTATATGAAAAGTATCCGGAAACCACTCATTATTAATGGAAAACAAATCGCCGCCGAAATTTTGGAGGAGCTGAAACTTGAAGTCGCCGCATTGGCAGGGAAAAAGTTGATACCCGGATTGGCGGTCGTCTTGGTTGGCAAAGATCCCGCCAGCGAGGTCTACGTTCGAAATAAAAGACGAACCTGTGAAGAATTGGGCATCAAGTCTTTTTCTTATGATTTGCCTGAAACCTGTACCGAGAAGCGCTTGATGAATCTGATTGAAAAACTAAACGGCGATCCCTCGGTTCATGGTATTCTCGTACAGATGCCGCTGCCTCGACACATCAATGAAAAGCGTGTGTTAGAGGCGATCCTTCCTGAAAAAGATGTGGACGGCTTTCACCCCGTGAATGTGGGACGATTGCTGAATGGAGAAGAATGTTTCGTTTCCTGTACGCCTGCAGGATGTCACACCTTGCTTCAGCGGTCCCGTATTAAAACGGCCGGGAAACATGTTGTTATTGTGGGCCGCTCTAATATCGTGGGGAAACCTTTAGCTGCGCTTCTCATGCAAAAGACGGCTGATGCCAATGCTACTGTTACGGTTTGTCATTCCGGCACACGCAACATGTCGAAATACACCCGGGAAGCGGATATTCTGATTGCCGCCATGGGAGTTCCCGAATTTATTAAGCCGCGCATGGTTCGTGAAGGCGCGGTCGTTATCGACGTTGGTGTCAACCGAATTCCTGATCCAAGCAGAAAGAGCGGTACCCGTCTTGTGGGCGATGTGGCTTTTGCCGGCGTTTCTAAAAAGGTGCGCGCAATCACGCCCGTTCCCGGTGGAGTGGGCCCCATGACCATCGCCATGTTGATGAAAAACACAGTGAAGGCAGTTCATTTGATCCACGCTAAACGGTAGGAAAATGATAAAAAATGACTTGAAAAACAGCATCTTTAGTGTTAGACAAAGCGCCGCAGCTGTTTTTTTGGTCAGTGCAGCCCTTGCTCTGATTCTCTTAACCTATTTGCATCAACGCAATCATATTGAACAGCAAGAATCCGATTATTGCGCCCTGTTGCAAACGATCGCCGAAAAGGGGGTTCAAGCCCATGTCCGCGCTGATATGTATCATCCGGACCATTTAGAAGACTGGTTTATCGGCCTACAGGCGGCAATGGGCTTAAAAGAAATACGATTGATCGACGGCAGCGGAAAGGATATGGTACGGGTGCCTCCTTTTACGGAGGATAATGAATCCCGCCATTACCGTGAGATCCGCCATGTAATCCCGCGCATTGAGCCGCTGTCGCGTCCGGGACGAGCCCGTGGCGTTCCCAGAGGCCGTGGGCCGGGAGCAGGGGCGGGATGGAAAAAGTTGCCGTCAGGACCTTATACTTTTGCCATGACCGTGGACCAAAGCGCATGGGACAGTTTATATACCCATCTACGGCAACAGACTGCCGCCGCCGCTGTGTTGATCTTGCTGTGCATCGTGTTGGGCTTCATTCTTTTCTCCTATCGAAACAGACAACAACGGTTGCGCGAAGCCTTGACCTTGGCGCAGCTTGATGCGGAACGTCAAACAAAATTGGCAGCATTGGGTTCCGGATTGGCTCATGAAACCAAAAATCCGCTGGGACTCATCCGTGGTATGGCACAGGCTATTATCAATCAAGGCGGC from Candidatus Hydrogenedentota bacterium harbors:
- a CDS encoding pyridoxine 5'-phosphate synthase, which encodes MIELGVNIDHVATLRQARGGKRPDIIAAAKICEIAGAHQITVHLRKDRRHIQDRDVYLLKETLLTRMNLEMAVDPEIVDIALGIEPYTVCLVPERDEEITTEGGLDVAANRSRCEEVVQAMHEKDIKVSLFIDPEIKQVDAAAEIGADAVEFHTGPYAAATGPEVNKELQRLLICANYLLDFDLDLHAGHGLNIHNLLPLACLPFLSEVNIGHDIIARAVFIGLEKAVKEILDILDSVEDEADL
- the folD gene encoding bifunctional methylenetetrahydrofolate dehydrogenase/methenyltetrahydrofolate cyclohydrolase FolD gives rise to the protein MKSIRKPLIINGKQIAAEILEELKLEVAALAGKKLIPGLAVVLVGKDPASEVYVRNKRRTCEELGIKSFSYDLPETCTEKRLMNLIEKLNGDPSVHGILVQMPLPRHINEKRVLEAILPEKDVDGFHPVNVGRLLNGEECFVSCTPAGCHTLLQRSRIKTAGKHVVIVGRSNIVGKPLAALLMQKTADANATVTVCHSGTRNMSKYTREADILIAAMGVPEFIKPRMVREGAVVIDVGVNRIPDPSRKSGTRLVGDVAFAGVSKKVRAITPVPGGVGPMTIAMLMKNTVKAVHLIHAKR